The nucleotide sequence CCTACGATTCCTTTTCAGGTTAGTACAGGGATTTCTAGTTTTTTAAAGAAGAATGGCAATCATGAGCGTGCACGAGCAACTCTTCTAGGTTCATGGCAGCGAGCTACAAAACGTATACGTGAAGGCAAACCTGTGATGATTGGTATTTTGAAAGTACTTGGCAGTACATATGGCAATCATTGGGTGACAGCGTACGCTTATTTTGAAACTGAAACAGGAGAACGTTATTACAAAGTACACGACAACTGGGGCGATTATCATAAAGTCATTCCTGCCAGTTGGAGTAACGGAACAGTTTCACTTCCTTAAGAATTTGCTGAAATTAACAGAAAATCTTGGAAAAATATGTTAAACTATCGAAGAATAGAGAAGTTTTGGGGAGGACTACATGAGTAATAAGTATCAGGATGACACGTTGAAGATTTTTAGTTTGAATGGCAACCGTCCATTAGCTGAAAAAATCGCGAAAGTGTTCGGAACAGAATTAGGTAAAAGCGTCGTGAAGCAATTTAGTGATGGCGAGATTTCCATCAATATCGAAGAAAGTATTCGAGGGGATCATGTGTATATCGTTCAATCAACGAATGCACCTGTCAATGACTACTATATGGAACTACTGATCATGATCGATGCAATGAAGCGAGCAAGTGCGAAAACGATCAATGTCGTATTGCCTTACTATGGGTATGCTAGGCAAGACCGCACGGCGAAACCTCATGAACCGATCACTGCGAAATTGATCGCTAACTTGATCGAAGAAGCAGGGGCAACTCGAGTACTGACTTTAGATCTGCACACGGTTCAAGTACAAGGATTCTTTGATATTCCTGTAGATAATTTATTTACGATGCCGTTGTTTGCTCATTATTACCGTCAATTAGGTCTGACGGGAGATGACATCGTAGTTGTTTCGCCAAAAAACAGCGGTGTTCAGCGTGCACGTAGTCTTTCAGAATATTTGAACAGCACATTAGCCATCGTAGATCATGCAGATGATGCTTCAACTGAGGGTGGTTATGTGATCGGTGATGTTCAAGGAAAGACATGTATCATGGTAGATGATATCTTGAACACAGGAGCAACGCTTGCACGAGCAGCAAATGTATTAAAAGAAAACGGCGCAAAAGAAGTATATGCCTGTGCGTCACATGGATTATTGTCCGATCATGCGAAAAGTATTTTAGACAATGCACCAATCAAAGATATTTGTATCACTGATTCTGTTTTCACAGAAGAAAATCGTCATCCAGAAAACTTAACAATCGTTACATGTTCAGAATTAATGGGTGAAGCGGTCAAACGCATCCATGAAAATACACCGATGAGTCCGTTATTCCGTCTGGAAGAAAAAGAATTCGAATAAACAAAAAAAAGAGGGAAAGAAGTTGTGACAGAAGTGAGCAGCTTCAAGGAGCTGCGACAAGACTTTTGTCACAGCTCCTTTTTTCTATGCCCATGAAACGTCCTCTAGACAAAAATGAGCTCTTCTTTGGTTTGTTCGCTATTTTATGCTAGAATGTGCCTAGCAATAATTTGGAAGGGATGAATGAAGTGAAAACTATTTATCTGGATCATGCGGCAACTACCCCCATGCATCCACAAGTAATTGAAGCGATGACGGCAATCATGCAAGACACGTTTGGAAATCCTTCAAGCATACATGGATTTGGTCGCCACGCGCATGAAAAATTGGAAACAGCAAGACAAATCATTGCAGACAGTCTGCAAGCAAAACCTCACGAGATCATCTTTAACAGTGGGGGAACAGAAGGGGATAATACAGCTATCTTAGAAACAGCGTTCTCGCGTCAAAAAGAAGGCAGACATCTAATCACTACAGCTATCGAACATCCTGCTGTTCTTAATACCATGAAATATTTAGAGACAAAGGGGTTTGACGTTACATATCTGCCTGTAGATGAAAAAGGGAATCTGTCGATCGAAGAGGTCAAAAAAGCGTTACGAGAAGATACGATCTTGGTCTCTGTGATGTACGGGAACAATGAAATCGGAAATTTGATGCCAATCAAAGAAATCGGTGAACTTTTAGCAGATCATCCAGCTTATTTCCATACAGATGCGGTACAAGCGTACGGAAACCAAACGATCCATCCAGAAGAATTAGGAATCGATTTATTAAGTATCTCTGCTCATAAAATCAATGGGCCAAAAGGCGTCGGTTTCTTATATAAACGAGACGGAGTAAATATCCCTGCATTGCTTTTAGGCGGGGAGCAGGAAGAAAAGCGGCGTGCAGGTACAGAAAATTTAGCAGGGATCTGGGGTATGGCAAAAGCAGTTGAACTGCTGTCACCTGAAGAACGTGAAGCACGTAACAACAAATATAAAGGATTCCAGCAATTGATTCTTGATACATTAGAAGCAAACGAAATCCCTTATCAAGTAAATGGTGATTTAACGAATAAACTCCCTCATGTGTTGAATCTTCGCTTAATTGGCGAAGCAAATGATTTGCTACTGATGAAGCTTGATCTTAATGGGGTCGCTATTTCTACTGGTTCAGCTTGTACAGCAGGAAATATCGAGCCTTCACACGTATTGGAAGCAATGTATGGAGAAGATACACCGATACTAAAAGAATCCATCCGTATCAGCTTTGGTTTGGGAAATACCGAAGACGACATCCAGTATTTCCTTGATCAATTAGTTCGTGCTGTCAAAAAATAACTAGTGAAGTCATTCTTATATGAACAGATGTCTGAGAGAACGCCTTCATTTTTTAGGGAACTTAACTGAAAAACCTAGTAAAAATCAGGATAAACTTTTATAATAAAGAGAAACTAATTTTATCGAGGTGAAAATCATGGCATTTGAAACAACAGCAACGATACTGGGCGCACCAATTAGCTATCGTTTGCATCCTGATGCAAAAAGATATACATTGCGCGATAATGGATTTACAGAAACAAACGGAGGCAATTATCAATTGATCCGACCATTAGATGCCACGCCGCAAAGCAAAGAAGGATTCAAATTAAAAATCACTGTATCAAAAGATATTCAAACATTGAAAATGTCGATCACTACAGCAAATGGATTGAAAGCAGTCAATATTTTCAAAGATCCAAAACAGAAAATGAGCCAAGATAAATTTTATTTTCTGATGGATGGGATGATTAGCCGTGGGTTATTCGAAAAAGTCGAATGATCTGTGGATATAAAAAGACAACTAGTTTTGAAACGGCCTATTGTTAGATGACTAACTTTGTAAGGACGACGCAAATTAGTTGTCTTTTTTATTTTTAAATTTAACACATGTTGTTATTTTTAATATTTTGCTGATTTATTGTTTCTAAGTAAAGAAATTTAAATTGAAACGATTGTTATTTAGGGAAAAAGGTATTTTTTGAAAAAAGAATCCCGTATAATGATTGTTGTGCAAACGCTATACAAAATGAAAAAGAAAAGAGGGATGTTTATGGAAAATGAACAGTCGGTCGTTTTAACGAATTGGAAGAGAAATTATTTGTTCTTTTTATCGGGACAGTTTTTGTCAGGAATCACTAGTATGGTCGTCCAATATGCGATCATCTGGTATTTGACAAGAGAAACCGGTTCGGCGACAATTTTGAGTTTTGCTACTTTACTAGGAATGATTCCCATGGTTTTACTAAGCCCATTTGTAGGACCGCTAGTGGATCGCTGGGATAAAAAAGCTCTTTTGATTGTCACGGATATTATTGTAGCGATTTTCGCGCTTATTTTAGCAGTAGTCGGAACGATTTCAGAATCCTTCCCGATTTGGCTAGTTTTTGTGTCTTTGTTTATGCGTTCGGTCGCACAAACATTCCAAATGCCAACGATCCAGTCGATTATGCCGACAATCGTTCCATCTTCTCACATAACAAGGACGAATGGACAGTTAGGAATGGTCCAATCAGCGAATTTCATCATTGCGCCAGCTCTAGGTGCGGCTTTGTTTTCAGTCGTTCCTGTCAATTACCTTATTTTATTAGATGTATTGGGGGCAGTTTTTGGTGTCGGCTTATTGATTTTTGTGAAGATCCCAAAAGTTTCTCCTGAAATATTGGAAGTTCCGCTTACTATTTTTAAAGATGCAAAATTTGGGCTGCAGCAATTGATGGATAATAAAGGGTTATGGTACATAACGATCAATGGTGCATTTGTGATGCTGTTGTTCATGCCAGCAATCAGTCTGTATCCATTGATGACGCTAGATTACTTTGGTGGTTCCGTTGGACAGGCGGGAGCAGTGGAAGTAGTCTACGCAGTCGGAATGCTCTTAGGCGGTGCACTGATCAGTTTTATAGGAACATGGAAAGACCGAATGAAACCTATTATTATAGCCTACATCATTATGGGCCTGACGATCGGTGCAAGCGGATTGGTTCCAAACGATAGTCAAGGGTTCTTGTACTTTCTTATCTTGAATGCAGGAGCAGGTTGTGCAACGCCATATTTCAATACACTGCTGATGGCAATGATCCAGCAGAGTTATGAATCGAATGTTTTAGGTCGTGTCTTAGGGAACTTCAACTCTTTGATGAACCTGGCAGGTCCAATTGGATTATTATTTGCAGGACCATTAGCTGATCGTTTAGGGGTAGAAAAAATGTTCTTGTTTTCCGGAATCGGGATTTTATTATGCGGAATCGTTTTATTTTTAACGTCAGCTGCCCGAAATTATGATAAAGAATTACAGAAAAAACTGGTAAAAGAACACCATGAGCAAAAAGACGAATAGTATGGAATGGAGTTGTGACAGAAGTCTTGTTACAACTCCATTTCTGATCCTAATGTTCCTGTGGCAATAAGCCTACTCAAATGAAAAATATGAGTAATTATCTTTATTTGTTTAATACTTGATATAGGGCAGTTTTTTCACGACCTATCGTACTTCCTCTTTGCTTCATAGATTTCTTTGATTTGTTGCTCAGATAACGGAGTGCCAAATGGTAGTTTTTCCTTTAAGAGTTCTCTTTCCGGTGCGTCTACGCCTACATTGACATCGTTCTCGATAGGTACGCTGTAATGATGGATATGTCCATGAAGATTGCGGATAGTGTCGTTAGGCCCGAGCAACATCGGATAATGAGTCAAGTAATATTGTTGATGGTCGAATTTAACGATGGCACCTACATCATAAAAATAAAATTTGGGACTTCCGTCAGTAAGCCTAGGATCATTTTTTTCTAAATAACGGAAAAAAGCGCGACTGTCATGGTTCCCTTTGATCAAGTGGATTGTTCCTTGCAGTTGAGTGACCAGTTCCAAAATTTCTGCATTTGCTTTTTCATATTGCGGATGCATAGCAAGGTCGCCTAGATGATAAACATGGTCGGTTTCTTTTATTACTGCATTCCAGCTAGTGATCAACTGTTGGTTCATTTCATCCACATTTGCAAAGAGCCGCGGAGCAAAGTCGTTTTTTCCTAATAAGCGTTCATGGAAAAAGTGCATATCACTGATAAAGTAATTCATGTATCTTTTGCCTCCCTTTTTTCTTAGAGTAAACAAAATCACTTATCTGAGCAACTCATAACATCTAAAAAGAAAAGGTTGTAAATGAGACGTGCAGCTTTAAGCGATAAGAAGCAATTTTGAAAAATAGTTTTTCACAATTTATAAAATTATTCCTTATTGCCGAAAGGCTGGCCCTTTTTATGAGTATGCCAATTTTTTATATCGAATGCTCAAAAGATGAGTGATTTTTTGGTTGACTATCATGTTTGTGTACTGAATAGGTCCAGTAGAACAGTATTTTTACGACTTGATAATTAAGGGATGAAATTTTCAGAAATATGACGTATAATGTAAAATACTGAAAAGTTGCGACCTTCAACTCGTAGATGTTTCAGAATCTAATTGAAATGATGGTGATATCATGACAGACAACAGCAAAACACGCGTTGTCGTAGGGATGAGCGGCGGTGTCGACTCATCTGTAACAGCACTTTTGTTAAAGGAACAAGGATACGACGTGATCGGAATATTCATGAAAAATTGGGATGACACGGACGAAAACGGTGTATGCACGGCCACGGAAGATTATAAGGATGTAGCGAAAGTAGCTGCTCAAATCGGGATTCCTTATTACTCTGTGAATTTTGAAAAAGAATATTGGGATCGTGTATTTGAATATTTCCTAGCCGAATACCGCGCAGGACGTACACCTAACCCAGACGTGATGTGCAACAAAGAAATCAAATTCAAAGCATTCTTGGATTATGCAATGGATCTTGGCGCCGATTATGTAGCTACTGGACATTATGCGCAAGTCACTCGCGATGAAAACGGCGTGGTCCACATGCTTCGTGGAGTAGACAATAATAAAGATCAAACTTACTTCCTTAGCCAATTATCACAAGAACAGCTTTCAAAAACGATGTTCCCTCTAGGCGGCATGGAAAAATCAGAAGTACGGGCAATTGCTGAACGCGCAGGCCTTGCGACTGCTAAGAAAAAAGATTCAACGGGAATCTGCTTTATTGGTGAAAAGAACTTCAAACAATTTTTGAGCAACTATCTGCCAGCAAAAAAAGGAAATATGGTCACTCTTGATGGTGAAGTCAAAGGACAACATGCTGGCTTGATGTATTATACGATTGGTCAACGTCAAGGACTAGGGATCGGTGGCGGAGGAGATTCGCAAGAACCCTGGTTTGTTGTAGGAAAAGATCTAGCGACAAACACATTATATGTGGGGCAAGGGTTCCATCATCCTGCATTGTATGCCACAAGCTTGGATGCAAGTGAAATCCACTTTACGACGAATGAACCAATGCCAAAAGAATTCAAGTGTACAGCGAAATTCCGTTATCGTCAGCAAGACGTTCCTGTGACAGTTCGCTTATTGGATGATAATCGTGCAGAAGTCGTATTCGACGAACCTGTACGTGCAATCACTCCTGGACAAGCAGTTGTATTTTATGATGGAATGGAATGTCTGGGTGGTGGTTTGATCGACCACGCATATCAAGAAACAAAAGTTTTACAATACGTTTAAGCGATATTAAATGAATCAAAACAGCTATGGCTAACAAAAGAAACACCTTTTCTTTTGGATAGCATAGCTGTTTTTTTGCAATAAAATTAATTTTTATTCATTTTATACTTGAAATACTTGTGTAAAAAGTTCATAATATCCAATAATATGAATAAAGTTGCTTTTTGTTAAGCAAGAGCAGTTGCAAAATAGAAGGGAATCTTTTGCAAGTGATTTGTTCAATTTTATAAGTGAGGGTGATGGAAATGGAAAAGAAATCGACGGGTATTAGCAAATGGGGACTGGTTGCTCTGGTTGTCAGTTCGTCAATCGGAAGCGGTGTGTTTGGGATCACAAGTGATCTGGCTAGTTCTGCAGCTCCAGGGCCAGCGATCCTTTCATGGATAATCGTTGGGATTGGTATTTTAGCTTTGGTATTATCGCTGAATCATTTAGGAGAAAAACGTCCAGATCTAGATGGTGGTATTTTCGGTTACGCGGAAGCTTCATTTGGTAAATTAGGTGGCTTCATCAGTGGTTGGGGTTACTGGTTGTCTGCGTGGCTGGGAAATGTTGCTTTTGCAACGATGCTGATGAGCGCCATGGGAGAATTTTTCCCGATATTCAAAGGTGGACAAAATGTTCCTTCTATTTTATTTGCAAGTATTTTTATTTGGGGTCTGACTTTATTAGTAAACAATGGAGTTGAAGGAGCGAGCGTCATCAATACAATCGTGACGATCTGTAAATTAGTGCCATTATTCCTATTTTTAATATTTGTATTTATCGCATTTAAAGTGAATATATTCACTGCTGATTTTTGGGGTAACGTATCTGATAATCTAGTGAATGGAACAGGGCAGCAAGGAACGATCTGGTTGCAGATTAAAGGTTGTTTGATGGTTATGATGTGGGTCTTTGTAGGGATCGAAGGCGCAAGTGTTTTAGCCAACCGCGCGAAGAAACGTTCAGAAGCCCAGCAAGCATCGATCATTGGTCTGCTTTGTTTATTGTTTATCTATATCCTTGCTTCGATCTTGCCATACGGCGTCTTATCTCAAGAAGAGTTAGCAACTATTTCACAACCTGCTATGGCAAATATTTTAAAAGGAATCGTGGGAAATTGGGGAGCAGCGCTGATCAATATCGGCTTGATTATTTCGATCATTGGTTCTTGGTTGTCTTGGACGATGCTCCCAGCAGAAACAACGATGTTGATGGCTCGAGACGGTCTGTTGCCGAAAGGTTGGGGAAAAACGAATAAAAAAAATGCCCCAACTTATTCGTTAGTTGTTACTGCAATCTTGACTAATCTATTCTTATTGACTTTCTTAGTTACTGATTATGCCTATCAATTTGCCTATTCTTTATGTACAGCGGCAATTTTGATTTGTTATCTACTTGTCGGGATCTATCAAGTCCAGTTTTCTTTAAAAGAAGGAATCAAAAAACAAGTAGTGATCGGTGGGATTGCTGTAGTTTTTGAATTGATGGGCATCATTTTAGCAGGATTTTCTTATGTCCTTTTATGTAGTATTGCCTATCTTCCTGGTTTTTGCTTCTACTGGATCGCTTGTCGTGAAACCAAACATCAAATTACGGGAAAAGAAAAAGTAATGATTGGGCTGATTTGTGTGGCCGCACTGCTTTCAATCGGGTTGCTTGCTGTAGGCTGGATCAAGATATAAGGGGGAAAGAAACATGAAAATCGCAAATTTCGGTGTAGAAGAATGGCTAAATAAATGGGAAAAGAAAGCGGTATATGATATTGCACAAAGCTCGATCGAAGCATTGACATTAGACGAACTCGTTGGCTTAGATGGGACTAGCGTAAGTGAATTTTTCGAAAAACGCAAAAACGAACCATTGGACTATGGCTGGATCGAAGGATCAGATGTTTTCAAACAAGAAGTCGCTTCTCTTTATCAAACCGTCGATCCGGAAAACATCTTACAAACGAATGGAGCGACTGGTGCTAATCTTTTAGCTCTATACGCGTTAGTGGAAGCAGGAGACCATGTTGTTTCGATGCTTCCTACTTATCAGCAATTATATGACATCCCCAAATCTTTAGGTGCCGCTGTTGACTTTGTTCATTTGAAGGAAGAAGAAGATTGGCAGTTTGATTTAGAACAGCTAGAAGCCTTAGTCAAACCTGAAACAAAAATCATCTGTTTGAATAGTGCAAACAATCCTACAGGCACATTGCTAGATCGGAAAACTTTAGAAAAAATCGCAGAAATTGCTCGTACAGTAGATGCATATGTATTGATAGATGAAGTATATGCGCCTTTAACGGATAAAGGTGAATTCTTGTCGATCGTAGATGTCTATGAAAAAGGTATAGCAACCAATTCCCTATCCAAAACCTACTCCATTCCAGGTATTCGTATTGGCTGGACAGCTACTGGACCTGAGTTGGCAGAAGTTTTTCGAAAGTATCGAGACTACACGATGATTTGCGGCGGAGTCCTGTCAGATGATCTTGCTGTACATGCATTGAAGAATAAAGAAAAAATATTGGCGCGAAACAAAAAGATCATTACAGAGAACCTTGTGATTTTAAAACAATGGGTAGCCAATGAACCGAAAGTTGAACTTGTCGCTCCCAATTACGTCTCTACTTCTTTCATTAAATTAGCCATCGAAGAAGATGACCAGACATTTTGTATCAATTTATTAGAAGAAACAGGAGTACTATTAGTACCAGGAAGTGCCTTTGATTTACCGAAGCATGCCCGACTAGGTTACTGTTGTAAAAAAGAAACCTTGGAAAAGGGATTATTCCTCTTATCTGAGTTCTTGAAAAAACAGGCCTAAACAAAAACACTGCAAGGACAGTCTGTGACAACTGTTCAAGCAGTGTTTTTCATTTACGCTTATTGTCTATGAGAAGGAGAGTACCCTGAAGCTATGGAGACTCCTGAAGCTTTTTCTTCTGCAGTTTCTTGCTGATGGATCTCTTGTGTATTGTGTCGTACAAGCAAGAAGTTGACCAAAACAAGAAGAGAAGTCGAAAGAAAGACGCCACGATAACCAAATGCACTGGAAACACTGGAGCCGATCATAGGCCCTACTACGTTACCAGTTGCTTGGAAAGATTGGTTATAACTGAAGATCCGTCCAGCAGCTTGATGAGGCGAATATTTTGTGATCAATGCTTGGACAGCAGGGAGCAGACAAGCATCAGAGATACCAATCAAAAAACGTAAGGCAGCTAATTGCCAAACATTCGTGACGAATGCCATTGGGATATAAACCAGAATCGCAAAACCCAAACCAATCGCAAGTATTCTTTCACTCCCAATCTTGTCACCTAAGCGACCAAATCTTGGAGCGGCTATCAAAGTGGCAATCCCAGGTATCGAAGCAATGATTCCGCTGATCAACGTAACATTCCCATGTCCATGCAGCAATTGGCGAATGTACAGACTGATGATTGGACTAATGGAATTGTTGGATGCTTGGATGATCATCGTTGTGACGAACATACCGATGACGACGTGTGGATATTTCAAGTCTTTGAAAATCTGTTTGGCAGAAACCATGTTTTCTTTTTTCACTGGGACAAATTTTTCATGGACGAAAAACAGACTCAACAAGAAGACGAAAAATAAGATGATCCCTGTAATGAAAAAGGTAGGGCGATAGCCAAACGCTGAAGCAGAGATCCCGCCAAGAAGCGGTCCAAGTAATGTTCCTGTAACAGAACCAGTTGCTAAGGTTCCAAGAACTTGACCACTTTTTTCTTTTGGCGTCCCAGTTGCGACAAGGGCAGTGGCATTACTGATATAACCAGAAAAAATCCCTTGAAGCAGACGCAATGCGACTAATTGATACACACTAGTCACGCAACCCATCAAAGAAATGACGATTGCCATTCCTAATGAAGCACGCAACAGCATCAATTTTCTTCCTTTTTGGTCGGCTAATTTTCCCCACCAAGGAGAGATAAGCGTAGTCACCAAGAAAGTAGATGAAAAAGTCAATCCGCTCCAAAAGTTCAATTGTGACGTACTATAATTACCTAACGTATCTATGTAAAGTGACATAAAAGGCATGACTAAACTAAATCCGATACCAGCCATAAATGTTCCAAACCATAAGACAAACAAGTTTTGTTCCCAAGTTTCTCTTTTCCTAAATAATTTTTCCTTTATTCTTGCAGCCAATTAGACTCCTTCTTTCTGAAAATTTTCATCTACAGCTCTTTATTATAAACTACAATATGTAGTTTATCAATGAAAGTCTCTTTTTTCTCTTTCTTTTTCGTGGTAAACTGAAAGAGTGAAGGATTTATTTTATGAGAGGAAACATGGAAATGAAAAAAAGAAATCTGTCTCAAGAGAAAATCATCGACTGCTTTCGAGAACTAGCAGAAGAGATGGATGTTCAGCAAATAACCTTTCAGCATTTAGCCAAACGCTTGGATATCAAGGCTCCCTCGCTGTATAACCATTTCAAAAATATTCGTGATGTCAAAACAGCGCTAACAGCGAAACTTCTGCAGGAACTTAATGACCAGCTGCGACGGGCTCTTGTGGGAAAAAGTGGTCAGGAAGCACTGCAGATCTATGCAGAAACTTATCGATCCTTTGCTTTTTCAAATCAAGCAGTGTATGAGTTACTGATCAGTGTACCGCATACCAATGAAGCTGTTTTATTAGATGGAATCCATGAAACGAATCAGATCATTTTGCAGATATTTGAGGCTTTTCAATTAACGAAAGAAGAAAAAGTTCATCGAAGCAGGGAACTTCGTAGTATGATCCACGGTTATCTTTCCTTACGTTTTTTAGGATACTTTACAAAAGAACCAACAATCGATCCAGAAGACAGCTATTTTTGGATGATCAATGACTTTATCGCTACTTTGCCTTAAACAATCAGATTCATTTGTAACAATTTTAAGATGTTCATTAAATGACCCTTTTATAAGAGAAAATTCTTGCAACTTTCTTGAAAAGTGACTAAGATGAGTCTAGAAAAGCTGAAAGAAGGAGCACGAGTATGTATCAAGTAATTACCATGTTCGGGGACAATGAGCCTTGGTGGTTTTTTGAAGACTGGGAAGAAGATATTGAAGAAGAAGAAACATTCGAGTCTTTCGAAGAAGCACGACAAGCGTACGAAAAACAATGGAACGAAATCCATCAAAATTATGAATATATCAATGCAAAAAGTAACTTTCTCAGCGCCTTTTGGAATGACGGAGATGAGCGCTGGTGTGAAGAGTGTGACGATGATTTACAGCAATACAAGGGACTTGCGTTGTTGAAAAATCATCAGCCCATCACAGTAGAAAGCAGAAAGGAATTTTATGAAACAACTAATTCTAGCGGAAAAACCAAGCGTTGCGAAAGACCTAAGCAAGGTGCTTGGTGCTAATCAAAAGCACAAAAATTATTATGAAGGACCCAAGGTGATCGTTACTTGGGCCCTTGGTCATTTATTAGGATTGAAAATGCCGGAAGATCTGAATAAGGAATGGCAGAGCTGGCAAATGGACACGTTGCCAATGATCCCTAAAAAACTAGGAATCAAACCACTTCCTAAAACAGGACATCAATTAAAAGCAATCAAGCAGCTGGCTCAGCGAAAAGATGTCTCAGAAGCAGTCATTGCGACAGATGCCGGAAGAGAAGGGGAACTTGTTGCTCGCTGGATCTTAGAGTATGTGCATTTCAATAAACCAGTGAAGCGGTTATGGATCTCTTCTCAAACAGATAAAGCAATCAAAACTGGATTCAAGCAACTAAGACCTGCGAAAGAATATGATGCATTGTATGAATCTGCTCTTGCCCGGGCAAAAGCGGACTGGC is from Enterococcus faecium and encodes:
- a CDS encoding ribose-phosphate diphosphokinase codes for the protein MSNKYQDDTLKIFSLNGNRPLAEKIAKVFGTELGKSVVKQFSDGEISINIEESIRGDHVYIVQSTNAPVNDYYMELLIMIDAMKRASAKTINVVLPYYGYARQDRTAKPHEPITAKLIANLIEEAGATRVLTLDLHTVQVQGFFDIPVDNLFTMPLFAHYYRQLGLTGDDIVVVSPKNSGVQRARSLSEYLNSTLAIVDHADDASTEGGYVIGDVQGKTCIMVDDILNTGATLARAANVLKENGAKEVYACASHGLLSDHAKSILDNAPIKDICITDSVFTEENRHPENLTIVTCSELMGEAVKRIHENTPMSPLFRLEEKEFE
- a CDS encoding aminotransferase, whose amino-acid sequence is MKIANFGVEEWLNKWEKKAVYDIAQSSIEALTLDELVGLDGTSVSEFFEKRKNEPLDYGWIEGSDVFKQEVASLYQTVDPENILQTNGATGANLLALYALVEAGDHVVSMLPTYQQLYDIPKSLGAAVDFVHLKEEEDWQFDLEQLEALVKPETKIICLNSANNPTGTLLDRKTLEKIAEIARTVDAYVLIDEVYAPLTDKGEFLSIVDVYEKGIATNSLSKTYSIPGIRIGWTATGPELAEVFRKYRDYTMICGGVLSDDLAVHALKNKEKILARNKKIITENLVILKQWVANEPKVELVAPNYVSTSFIKLAIEEDDQTFCINLLEETGVLLVPGSAFDLPKHARLGYCCKKETLEKGLFLLSEFLKKQA
- the mnmA gene encoding tRNA 2-thiouridine(34) synthase MnmA; its protein translation is MTDNSKTRVVVGMSGGVDSSVTALLLKEQGYDVIGIFMKNWDDTDENGVCTATEDYKDVAKVAAQIGIPYYSVNFEKEYWDRVFEYFLAEYRAGRTPNPDVMCNKEIKFKAFLDYAMDLGADYVATGHYAQVTRDENGVVHMLRGVDNNKDQTYFLSQLSQEQLSKTMFPLGGMEKSEVRAIAERAGLATAKKKDSTGICFIGEKNFKQFLSNYLPAKKGNMVTLDGEVKGQHAGLMYYTIGQRQGLGIGGGGDSQEPWFVVGKDLATNTLYVGQGFHHPALYATSLDASEIHFTTNEPMPKEFKCTAKFRYRQQDVPVTVRLLDDNRAEVVFDEPVRAITPGQAVVFYDGMECLGGGLIDHAYQETKVLQYV
- the arcD gene encoding arginine-ornithine antiporter; this encodes MEKKSTGISKWGLVALVVSSSIGSGVFGITSDLASSAAPGPAILSWIIVGIGILALVLSLNHLGEKRPDLDGGIFGYAEASFGKLGGFISGWGYWLSAWLGNVAFATMLMSAMGEFFPIFKGGQNVPSILFASIFIWGLTLLVNNGVEGASVINTIVTICKLVPLFLFLIFVFIAFKVNIFTADFWGNVSDNLVNGTGQQGTIWLQIKGCLMVMMWVFVGIEGASVLANRAKKRSEAQQASIIGLLCLLFIYILASILPYGVLSQEELATISQPAMANILKGIVGNWGAALINIGLIISIIGSWLSWTMLPAETTMLMARDGLLPKGWGKTNKKNAPTYSLVVTAILTNLFLLTFLVTDYAYQFAYSLCTAAILICYLLVGIYQVQFSLKEGIKKQVVIGGIAVVFELMGIILAGFSYVLLCSIAYLPGFCFYWIACRETKHQITGKEKVMIGLICVAALLSIGLLAVGWIKI
- a CDS encoding cysteine desulfurase family protein, encoding MNEVKTIYLDHAATTPMHPQVIEAMTAIMQDTFGNPSSIHGFGRHAHEKLETARQIIADSLQAKPHEIIFNSGGTEGDNTAILETAFSRQKEGRHLITTAIEHPAVLNTMKYLETKGFDVTYLPVDEKGNLSIEEVKKALREDTILVSVMYGNNEIGNLMPIKEIGELLADHPAYFHTDAVQAYGNQTIHPEELGIDLLSISAHKINGPKGVGFLYKRDGVNIPALLLGGEQEEKRRAGTENLAGIWGMAKAVELLSPEEREARNNKYKGFQQLILDTLEANEIPYQVNGDLTNKLPHVLNLRLIGEANDLLLMKLDLNGVAISTGSACTAGNIEPSHVLEAMYGEDTPILKESIRISFGLGNTEDDIQYFLDQLVRAVKK
- the efmA gene encoding multidrug efflux MFS transporter EfmA, translating into MENEQSVVLTNWKRNYLFFLSGQFLSGITSMVVQYAIIWYLTRETGSATILSFATLLGMIPMVLLSPFVGPLVDRWDKKALLIVTDIIVAIFALILAVVGTISESFPIWLVFVSLFMRSVAQTFQMPTIQSIMPTIVPSSHITRTNGQLGMVQSANFIIAPALGAALFSVVPVNYLILLDVLGAVFGVGLLIFVKIPKVSPEILEVPLTIFKDAKFGLQQLMDNKGLWYITINGAFVMLLFMPAISLYPLMTLDYFGGSVGQAGAVEVVYAVGMLLGGALISFIGTWKDRMKPIIIAYIIMGLTIGASGLVPNDSQGFLYFLILNAGAGCATPYFNTLLMAMIQQSYESNVLGRVLGNFNSLMNLAGPIGLLFAGPLADRLGVEKMFLFSGIGILLCGIVLFLTSAARNYDKELQKKLVKEHHEQKDE
- a CDS encoding DUF1831 domain-containing protein; amino-acid sequence: MAFETTATILGAPISYRLHPDAKRYTLRDNGFTETNGGNYQLIRPLDATPQSKEGFKLKITVSKDIQTLKMSITTANGLKAVNIFKDPKQKMSQDKFYFLMDGMISRGLFEKVE
- a CDS encoding metallophosphoesterase, which codes for MNYFISDMHFFHERLLGKNDFAPRLFANVDEMNQQLITSWNAVIKETDHVYHLGDLAMHPQYEKANAEILELVTQLQGTIHLIKGNHDSRAFFRYLEKNDPRLTDGSPKFYFYDVGAIVKFDHQQYYLTHYPMLLGPNDTIRNLHGHIHHYSVPIENDVNVGVDAPERELLKEKLPFGTPLSEQQIKEIYEAKRKYDRS